One window of the Actinomyces procaprae genome contains the following:
- a CDS encoding TrkH family potassium uptake protein, whose protein sequence is MGVRSRFDRVARFSPARLAVTVFAIIVAGIAALLSLPIATASGQRAPFVDALFTATSAVCVTGLTTVDTATYWSPFGQLVIVLGAAIGGLGIMTMASLLSFAVSRHLGLTQRMLAASENMAGLGDVISLLRAVAYTAFGVEAVLMLVLLPRFLTLGLDFGHAAWYAFFMALSIFNNAGFVVMPEGLTPYASDWWVGLPIVLGTFLGAIGFPVIRDVVRNRHRPRQLTLHSKLTLTTYTALSAFSAVAIGAFEWNNPNTYGTLSTSGKLLTALVNSVNARSSGLSTIAPEHMHESTWLLQDALMFIGGGSASTAGGIKVSTFAVLVLAILAEARGDQDIEAFGRRITLSTVRLSVAVAFIGASIVGVSSLLLLELTDLTLDRILFEVISAFATVGLSTGITPILPPGAKYVIIGLMFIGRVGTMTAASALALRERRRVIRMPAERPLIG, encoded by the coding sequence ATGGGGGTGCGCAGCCGCTTCGACCGGGTGGCCCGCTTCTCCCCCGCACGCCTGGCGGTCACCGTCTTCGCCATCATCGTCGCCGGCATCGCCGCCCTGCTCAGCCTGCCGATCGCCACCGCGAGCGGCCAGCGCGCCCCCTTCGTGGACGCCCTGTTCACCGCGACATCAGCGGTATGCGTCACCGGGCTGACAACCGTGGACACCGCCACCTACTGGTCCCCCTTCGGACAGCTGGTCATCGTCCTCGGCGCGGCGATCGGCGGCCTGGGGATCATGACCATGGCGTCACTGCTGTCCTTCGCCGTGTCCCGGCACCTGGGCCTGACTCAGCGCATGCTCGCCGCCTCGGAGAACATGGCGGGGCTGGGCGACGTCATCTCCCTGCTGCGCGCGGTCGCATACACGGCGTTCGGCGTGGAGGCGGTCCTGATGCTGGTGCTCCTGCCCCGCTTCCTCACCCTGGGACTCGACTTCGGGCACGCCGCCTGGTACGCGTTCTTCATGGCGTTGTCGATCTTCAACAACGCCGGCTTCGTGGTCATGCCGGAGGGACTGACGCCCTACGCCAGCGACTGGTGGGTGGGGCTGCCGATCGTGCTGGGCACCTTCCTGGGCGCCATCGGCTTCCCGGTGATCCGCGATGTGGTGCGCAACCGGCACCGCCCCCGTCAGCTGACGCTGCACAGCAAGCTGACACTGACCACGTACACCGCGCTGAGCGCCTTCTCCGCCGTGGCCATCGGCGCCTTCGAGTGGAACAACCCCAACACCTACGGAACGCTGTCCACCAGCGGGAAGCTCCTGACCGCGCTGGTCAACAGCGTCAACGCCCGCTCCTCAGGACTGTCAACGATCGCCCCCGAGCACATGCACGAGTCGACCTGGCTGCTGCAGGACGCGCTGATGTTCATCGGCGGCGGCTCGGCGTCAACGGCGGGGGGCATCAAGGTTTCCACCTTCGCGGTGCTGGTGCTGGCGATCCTCGCCGAGGCCCGCGGCGATCAGGACATCGAGGCCTTCGGGCGGCGCATCACCCTGTCCACCGTGCGGCTGAGCGTGGCCGTGGCCTTCATCGGGGCGAGCATCGTCGGCGTGTCCTCGCTGCTGCTGCTGGAGCTGACCGACCTGACCCTGGACCGCATCCTGTTCGAGGTGATCAGCGCCTTCGCCACCGTGGGCCTGTCCACGGGCATCACCCCGATCCTGCCGCCGGGAGCCAAGTACGTGATCATCGGCCTGATGTTCATCGGCCGCGTCGGCACCATGACCGCCGCCTCCGCGCTGGCACTGCGCGAGCGCCGCCGGGTGATCCGCATGCCCGCCGAGCGTCCGCTCATCGGCTGA
- a CDS encoding TetR/AcrR family transcriptional regulator, whose product MPRVTQSYRDRQTARIVAAAEACFARRGFDGASMDEIIAEAGMSSATVYRYFPQGKESLIRAVLGQATDPVVEWMAGLSAGEELPPFESAFVDAVEQAWRYKAAAGTGAEGGPRADAGAEDGGRTVADAALQAAIWAELVRQPDLRAANAESYARVRSETARILGRWQARGDVAGHLDPEAAAAVVHHAAVGLLVRRIVVGESGWHDDVVATARALAGMLGG is encoded by the coding sequence ATGCCTCGCGTCACTCAGTCCTACCGGGATCGCCAGACCGCCCGAATCGTGGCGGCGGCGGAGGCCTGCTTCGCCCGCCGCGGCTTCGACGGCGCCTCCATGGACGAGATCATCGCCGAGGCCGGCATGTCCTCCGCCACCGTCTACCGCTACTTTCCGCAGGGCAAGGAGTCCCTGATCCGGGCGGTCCTCGGGCAGGCGACCGACCCCGTGGTGGAGTGGATGGCGGGGCTGTCTGCCGGTGAGGAGCTCCCGCCGTTCGAGTCCGCCTTCGTCGACGCCGTGGAACAGGCATGGAGGTACAAAGCCGCGGCCGGCACCGGCGCGGAGGGAGGCCCCCGCGCCGACGCCGGGGCGGAGGACGGCGGGCGCACGGTGGCCGACGCCGCCCTGCAGGCGGCCATCTGGGCGGAGCTGGTGCGCCAACCGGATCTGCGCGCCGCCAATGCCGAGAGCTACGCCCGGGTGCGTTCCGAGACCGCCCGCATCCTCGGGCGCTGGCAGGCCCGAGGCGACGTCGCCGGGCACCTCGATCCGGAGGCGGCGGCCGCCGTCGTGCACCATGCCGCCGTGGGCCTGCTGGTGCGGAGAATCGTCGTCGGCGAGTCCGGCTGGCACGACGACGTCGTCGCCACCGCGCGCGCACTGGCCGGCATGCTGGGCGGCTGA
- a CDS encoding alpha/beta fold hydrolase: MSTSHAFDLDAPPLGARALPAATDHAFQALRWAELIGPHAIDEISALTPLPRTNAGWVGAYLHLARGARTAGRDFDAVVYERAAQFFMSGDDPRRSPIRERFVDFMRHRFGLYPVGVPCDGAVLAAYDLPARGLGPGEEPHSTWVVFGGFDSYIEEWFPLLDAVARRGHRVIAFDGPGQGGVLEEQGLPLVAEWERPVSAVLDHFDLSDVTLIGISLGGELVIRAAAFERRAERVVAWDVMDDFLDVLMRQVAPVPPHVGRTLSGLPGVLVDGLLALASRRPVVQWGLEQGMRVTGTKSPAQFLRFAGRLRTREASAQVRGDVLLLAGRRDHYVPLSQLSRQARALTGARSVTTRVFTDVEGCATHCQVGDLGLVVRTILAWEEPLLRRDRRIA; the protein is encoded by the coding sequence TTGAGCACTTCCCACGCATTCGACCTTGACGCCCCGCCCCTGGGCGCGCGGGCACTCCCGGCCGCGACCGACCACGCCTTCCAGGCGCTGCGCTGGGCGGAGTTGATCGGCCCCCACGCGATCGACGAGATCAGCGCGCTGACGCCGCTGCCCCGCACCAATGCCGGCTGGGTCGGGGCGTACCTGCACCTGGCGCGCGGCGCCCGGACCGCGGGCAGGGACTTCGACGCCGTCGTCTATGAGCGCGCCGCCCAGTTCTTCATGAGCGGCGACGACCCGCGTCGGTCCCCCATCCGGGAGCGCTTTGTGGACTTCATGCGCCACCGCTTCGGTCTTTATCCCGTCGGCGTCCCCTGCGACGGCGCCGTTCTGGCCGCATACGACCTGCCGGCCCGGGGACTCGGCCCGGGCGAGGAGCCCCACAGCACTTGGGTGGTGTTCGGCGGCTTCGACTCCTATATCGAGGAGTGGTTCCCACTGCTGGACGCCGTGGCCCGGCGGGGGCACCGCGTGATCGCCTTCGACGGGCCCGGTCAGGGCGGCGTGCTGGAGGAACAGGGGCTGCCCCTCGTGGCGGAGTGGGAGCGGCCGGTGTCGGCGGTTCTGGATCACTTCGACTTAAGCGATGTGACTCTGATCGGCATCTCCCTGGGCGGCGAGCTCGTGATCCGGGCAGCAGCCTTTGAACGACGGGCCGAGCGGGTGGTGGCTTGGGATGTGATGGACGACTTCCTCGACGTCCTCATGCGGCAGGTGGCCCCCGTACCGCCGCACGTGGGACGGACGCTCTCCGGGCTGCCAGGTGTTCTGGTGGACGGGCTGCTCGCGCTGGCAAGCAGGCGGCCCGTCGTCCAGTGGGGCCTGGAACAGGGGATGCGAGTCACCGGCACGAAGTCCCCGGCGCAGTTCCTGCGCTTCGCCGGGCGGCTACGAACCCGTGAGGCCTCCGCACAGGTGCGCGGGGACGTACTTCTGCTCGCAGGCCGGCGCGACCACTACGTACCCCTGTCCCAGCTGAGCCGGCAGGCGCGCGCACTCACGGGCGCCCGGTCGGTCACCACGCGCGTATTCACCGACGTCGAGGGCTGCGCCACCCATTGCCAGGTTGGAGACCTGGGGCTGGTGGTGCGCACCATCCTGGCCTGGGAGGAGCCGTTGCTGCGCCGGGACCGACGGATCGCGTAG
- a CDS encoding potassium channel family protein, which yields MPDRSAYNDSTLVIGLGRFGSAMAATLDRLGREVLAVERDPVLVRQWAGRIPLVEADATDMEALEQLGATEFGTAVVGVATSLEASVLITGNLVDLETPQIWAKAVSRAHGRILRRIGAHHVVYPEFDAGQRAAHLVSGRMLDYIEMEKGGFTIVKMRPPAELHGFTIGESKIRSRYGVTVFGLMSPGEAFEYATPATLVSPDDVLVVGGDAMLLERFANRG from the coding sequence ATGCCTGACCGCTCCGCCTACAACGACTCGACCCTGGTGATCGGGCTCGGCCGCTTCGGCTCCGCCATGGCCGCCACCTTGGACCGCCTGGGCCGGGAGGTCCTCGCCGTCGAACGCGATCCCGTCCTCGTGCGCCAGTGGGCCGGGCGCATCCCGCTGGTGGAGGCGGACGCCACTGATATGGAGGCCCTGGAGCAGCTGGGGGCCACCGAGTTCGGCACCGCGGTGGTGGGCGTGGCCACCTCCCTGGAGGCGAGCGTGCTGATCACCGGCAACCTGGTGGACCTGGAGACCCCGCAGATCTGGGCGAAGGCCGTCTCCCGGGCGCACGGCCGGATCCTGCGGCGTATCGGCGCCCACCACGTGGTCTATCCCGAGTTCGATGCGGGGCAGCGCGCCGCCCACCTGGTGTCCGGCCGCATGCTGGACTACATCGAGATGGAGAAGGGCGGCTTCACCATTGTCAAGATGCGCCCGCCCGCCGAGCTGCACGGCTTCACCATCGGCGAGTCCAAGATCCGCTCCCGCTACGGGGTGACCGTCTTCGGCCTGATGAGCCCGGGTGAGGCCTTCGAGTACGCCACCCCCGCCACTCTGGTCTCCCCCGACGACGTGCTCGTGGTCGGCGGGGACGCCATGCTGCTGGAGCGCTTCGCCAACCGCGGCTGA
- a CDS encoding endo-1,4-beta-xylanase, whose amino-acid sequence MNHVSTVTVPQAMRHRLSESVITVTGPDGAPLAETDVVVEQTRHELGIGNIGFDFVAVANGENSNADSLFGGARPELAQALTDRFFDLFNVATLPFYWRSFEPEEGHPRTERLANTARWIRAHGADVKGHPLAWHTMAPKWLLGRDPEEVERILRARITRDAGGFRGLVDTWDAINEVVIMPVFTAEDNAITPLARRLGRVGIVRLAFETARAANPDAFLLLNDFNMSEKYAQLIEECLEAGVKIDAIGLQSHMHQGYWGEERTHEVLERFSRFGLPLHFTETTLVSGHLMPPEIVDLNDYQIPQWPSTPEGEERQADEIRRHYTTLASHPAVEAITYWGFTDDGAWLGAPVGFARADGTLKPSYAALHDLVKGQWWTPPTTVRTDADGKLRLAGFRGTYRVTAADRSGEMVLDSAPDVPQVAVTLRG is encoded by the coding sequence TTGAACCACGTAAGCACCGTAACCGTCCCACAAGCCATGCGCCACCGCCTGTCCGAGAGCGTCATCACCGTGACCGGCCCCGACGGGGCGCCGCTGGCGGAGACCGACGTCGTCGTCGAGCAGACCCGGCACGAGCTGGGAATCGGCAACATCGGCTTCGACTTCGTCGCCGTCGCCAACGGGGAGAACTCCAATGCGGACAGCCTGTTCGGCGGGGCCCGGCCGGAACTGGCGCAGGCGCTGACGGACCGCTTCTTCGACCTGTTCAACGTGGCCACCCTGCCCTTCTACTGGCGCTCATTCGAGCCGGAGGAGGGACACCCGCGCACCGAGCGCCTGGCCAACACTGCCCGCTGGATCCGCGCCCATGGGGCCGACGTCAAGGGGCACCCGCTGGCCTGGCACACCATGGCGCCGAAGTGGCTGCTGGGGCGCGACCCGGAGGAGGTCGAGCGCATCCTGCGCGCCCGCATCACCCGCGACGCGGGTGGTTTCCGCGGCCTGGTGGACACCTGGGACGCCATCAACGAGGTGGTGATCATGCCCGTTTTCACCGCCGAGGACAACGCCATCACCCCGCTCGCCCGGCGGCTCGGCCGCGTGGGCATCGTGCGACTCGCCTTCGAGACCGCCCGCGCCGCCAACCCCGACGCCTTCCTGCTGCTCAACGACTTCAACATGAGCGAGAAGTACGCCCAGCTGATCGAGGAGTGCCTGGAGGCTGGGGTGAAGATCGACGCCATCGGCCTGCAGTCGCACATGCACCAGGGCTACTGGGGCGAGGAGCGCACCCATGAGGTGCTCGAGCGCTTCAGCCGCTTCGGCCTGCCGCTGCACTTCACCGAGACCACGCTGGTCTCCGGTCACCTCATGCCGCCCGAGATCGTGGACCTGAACGACTACCAGATCCCGCAGTGGCCCAGCACCCCGGAGGGCGAGGAGCGCCAGGCCGACGAGATCCGCCGCCACTACACCACGCTCGCCTCCCACCCCGCCGTCGAGGCGATCACCTACTGGGGCTTCACCGACGACGGCGCCTGGCTGGGCGCCCCGGTCGGCTTCGCCCGCGCCGACGGCACCCTGAAACCCAGCTACGCGGCCCTGCACGACCTGGTCAAGGGCCAGTGGTGGACGCCGCCGACGACTGTACGCACCGACGCCGACGGAAAACTGCGCCTGGCGGGCTTCCGCGGCACCTACCGGGTCACCGCCGCCGACCGCAGCGGCGAGATGGTTCTCGACTCGGCGCCCGATGTGCCACAGGTGGCCGTCACGCTGCGGGGATGA
- a CDS encoding SDR family NAD(P)-dependent oxidoreductase yields MERRFENQLALVTGATAGIGYGVARRLIAEGADVVVTGRRSDMLARARRELGENCLTVQGDASSMEDLDRLMGRIAALGRPLDVIVANAGGGGDRPLAEMDEDTYDRVMDLNVKSAYFTVRKALPLLRDGARIVLLSSISGSNGDPGHSVYNASKAAVRSLARTFTAELRERRIRVNAASPGPTMSEGFADFVGGQEAIDRITSMVPVGHIASIDETAAAIVFLAAEDSAYVAGAELVIDGGMSQI; encoded by the coding sequence ATGGAACGTAGATTCGAAAATCAGCTCGCGCTCGTCACCGGCGCCACCGCCGGCATCGGTTACGGCGTGGCGCGCCGCCTCATCGCGGAGGGCGCGGACGTCGTCGTAACCGGACGCCGCAGCGACATGCTCGCTCGGGCGCGCCGGGAACTCGGCGAGAACTGCCTGACCGTGCAGGGCGATGCCTCGAGCATGGAGGACCTCGACCGCCTCATGGGGCGTATCGCGGCGCTCGGGCGCCCGCTCGACGTCATCGTCGCCAATGCGGGCGGCGGCGGTGACCGGCCGCTGGCCGAGATGGACGAGGACACCTACGACCGGGTCATGGACCTGAACGTCAAGAGCGCCTACTTCACCGTCCGCAAGGCCCTGCCCCTCCTGCGGGACGGCGCGCGGATCGTCCTGCTGTCCTCCATCTCCGGCTCCAACGGCGACCCCGGACACTCGGTGTACAACGCCTCCAAGGCCGCCGTGCGCTCGCTCGCGCGCACCTTCACCGCCGAGCTGCGTGAGCGACGCATCCGGGTCAACGCGGCCAGCCCGGGCCCAACCATGTCCGAGGGCTTCGCCGACTTCGTCGGCGGGCAGGAGGCCATCGACCGGATCACGAGCATGGTGCCCGTGGGCCACATCGCCTCGATCGACGAGACCGCCGCCGCGATCGTCTTCCTCGCCGCCGAGGACTCCGCCTACGTGGCCGGCGCGGAGCTGGTCATCGACGGCGGCATGAGCCAGATCTAG
- a CDS encoding tautomerase family protein, with translation MPLVTIELSDALSQETRRKYADAIHEGLVEGLGMDREDRFQVIHALPKEQIIAHPTYLGGRREDVVIVRVLMVRMYGVEQKRAMYQAVARHLEAAGARPDDVFIAVTENQLEDWYPGARGERG, from the coding sequence ATGCCACTGGTCACTATCGAGCTCTCCGACGCACTGTCCCAGGAGACTCGCCGGAAGTACGCCGACGCCATTCATGAGGGCCTCGTCGAGGGCCTCGGAATGGACCGGGAGGACCGTTTCCAAGTGATCCACGCCTTGCCGAAGGAGCAGATCATCGCCCATCCCACCTATCTCGGTGGTCGGCGTGAGGACGTTGTCATCGTGCGCGTGCTCATGGTGCGGATGTACGGAGTCGAGCAGAAGCGCGCCATGTATCAGGCGGTCGCACGGCACCTGGAGGCCGCGGGCGCTCGGCCGGACGACGTCTTCATCGCGGTGACCGAGAACCAGCTTGAGGACTGGTACCCGGGCGCGCGCGGGGAGCGTGGTTGA
- a CDS encoding Gfo/Idh/MocA family protein: MTTSSPPIRFAIIGAGWRSEFFLRIAATVPEVLNCTGVLARSEPSRSRIRDGWDVPVVPAVEDLLATDPEFVIACVSWSSMPGVVRDLVARGVKVLAETPPAPDLEGLRALWHDVGSTGLVQVAEQYLRMPGHASRKAVVDRGVIGAPTFVEVASTHMYHSMSLIRSFLGAGMDEAVVNAHRFTAPLVDPLSFSGWEANPQPKDMATTIATLDFGDGRCGLYLFTDNQWWNPLLSRRILVRGEKGEIVDDNVVRLTDEGVVSSPLSYRRLGVDMNLEGNELAAVAFDGQIVYRNPWLGSRFSEDDIAVASFLLEVGAWARGEAPEPYPLAEACQDHYLALAIEESIQRGRNVRAVKEVWA; the protein is encoded by the coding sequence ATGACAACATCATCGCCTCCCATCCGCTTCGCCATCATCGGGGCCGGGTGGAGATCGGAGTTCTTCCTCCGTATTGCCGCCACAGTCCCCGAAGTCTTGAACTGCACCGGGGTACTGGCTCGCTCTGAGCCCTCCCGCTCCCGTATTCGCGACGGCTGGGACGTGCCGGTTGTCCCCGCCGTGGAAGATCTGCTCGCCACCGATCCGGAGTTCGTGATCGCTTGCGTGTCCTGGTCCTCGATGCCCGGGGTCGTCCGCGACCTCGTCGCTCGCGGCGTCAAGGTCCTCGCCGAGACCCCTCCGGCACCGGACCTGGAGGGGCTACGGGCGCTATGGCACGACGTCGGGTCCACGGGCCTCGTCCAGGTCGCAGAGCAGTACCTGCGCATGCCCGGCCACGCGAGCCGCAAGGCCGTCGTGGACCGGGGTGTGATCGGGGCCCCGACCTTCGTGGAGGTCGCCTCAACCCATATGTATCACTCGATGTCCCTTATCAGGAGCTTCCTCGGTGCCGGCATGGACGAGGCGGTGGTCAACGCGCACCGGTTCACGGCGCCGCTGGTCGATCCGCTGTCCTTCTCCGGGTGGGAGGCTAATCCGCAGCCCAAGGACATGGCCACCACTATCGCCACACTCGACTTCGGCGACGGACGCTGCGGCCTGTACCTGTTCACCGACAACCAGTGGTGGAACCCCCTGCTGTCGCGGAGGATCCTGGTGCGGGGCGAGAAGGGGGAGATTGTCGACGACAATGTCGTGCGCCTGACAGATGAGGGCGTTGTCTCGTCTCCTCTGAGCTACAGGCGGCTTGGAGTCGACATGAACCTCGAAGGCAACGAGCTCGCCGCCGTTGCCTTCGACGGGCAGATCGTCTACCGCAATCCCTGGCTGGGAAGCCGCTTCTCGGAGGACGACATCGCCGTCGCCTCCTTCCTCCTCGAGGTCGGCGCGTGGGCGCGTGGTGAGGCCCCGGAGCCCTACCCGCTTGCCGAGGCCTGCCAGGACCACTACCTCGCCCTGGCCATTGAGGAGTCCATCCAGAGGGGACGCAATGTTCGCGCAGTCAAGGAGGTGTGGGCCTGA
- a CDS encoding carbohydrate ABC transporter permease — MFDSRSRRSRVLIQALATVLTVPFLLPLMAMVQGSFAGRGIGNYQKVFATGVVPTYFRNSAIIAVSVVVIVYVVTMLAAFGFSKLRFRGKEIWFWALLAALTMPEAVLLTPLFVMASRFDLYNEYAAVILPLAALQTPFTVLLARNYVGGIPNELMEAGKVDGASILQVFRHVILPLTRPIAATIVVLTFINSWNSYLLPMLMLNDPGKQVVTLLPSFFTSQYTNDQTGVLAAAVITAVPAVIAYLSAQKYFERGMAAGALK; from the coding sequence ATGTTCGACTCTCGTAGCCGACGCTCCAGGGTTCTGATCCAGGCTCTAGCCACGGTCTTGACCGTCCCCTTCCTGCTCCCGCTGATGGCGATGGTGCAGGGATCGTTCGCGGGCCGCGGCATCGGCAACTACCAGAAGGTCTTCGCAACCGGCGTCGTGCCGACTTACTTCAGGAACAGCGCCATCATCGCCGTCAGCGTGGTCGTGATCGTCTACGTGGTCACGATGCTCGCCGCCTTCGGTTTCTCCAAGCTCAGGTTCCGCGGCAAGGAGATCTGGTTCTGGGCGCTGCTGGCGGCGCTGACGATGCCCGAGGCCGTCCTGCTCACGCCGCTGTTCGTCATGGCCTCACGATTCGACCTCTACAACGAGTATGCGGCGGTCATTCTGCCTCTTGCGGCGCTGCAGACGCCCTTCACGGTGCTGCTCGCCCGCAATTACGTGGGCGGTATCCCCAACGAGCTCATGGAGGCGGGCAAAGTCGACGGAGCGAGCATCCTGCAGGTCTTCCGCCACGTCATCCTTCCACTGACACGGCCCATTGCCGCGACGATCGTCGTACTGACCTTCATCAACTCCTGGAACTCATATCTTCTGCCGATGCTCATGCTCAATGATCCGGGCAAGCAGGTAGTCACGCTCCTGCCCTCGTTCTTCACGAGCCAGTACACCAACGACCAGACCGGAGTGCTCGCGGCCGCGGTAATCACGGCCGTGCCGGCCGTGATCGCCTACCTGTCCGCCCAGAAGTACTTCGAGCGGGGCATGGCGGCCGGCGCACTCAAGTAG
- a CDS encoding carbohydrate ABC transporter permease, with translation MTVVRPARAKRASGTEAAARRGIDMQSWGLPWILPAAVLVIGLVYFAIGYTGFVSTLDWNGFILSAPDFIGAGNYAELVGDNVFWGALWHTLYFFIITFTVQTAVGFILAALLHSRVRLGAVYKVIIFVPTVLAPATMAPVFRQIFDADGQLNWLLQHVGLGWLSQPWLASPSTAMGVVMVVTVWQWTGMTFILYYAAMSQIDSEILEAARIDGAGGVRTMRSIIWPMCRGTTGALAILGLIGALKTFDVPYLVTKGGPNHGTEFLGTYIYHTMVQEKHFGYAAAVAVILLVLAIVGGVASSVRSRKGAN, from the coding sequence ATGACGGTCGTACGCCCCGCCCGGGCAAAGCGTGCTTCCGGGACCGAGGCCGCGGCGCGGCGTGGCATCGACATGCAGTCATGGGGCCTGCCCTGGATCCTGCCCGCGGCCGTCCTGGTCATCGGGCTCGTCTACTTCGCGATCGGGTACACGGGCTTCGTCTCCACGCTTGACTGGAACGGTTTCATCCTCTCCGCACCCGACTTCATAGGTGCGGGGAACTATGCCGAGCTCGTCGGCGACAACGTCTTCTGGGGAGCCCTGTGGCACACCCTGTACTTCTTCATCATCACGTTCACCGTGCAGACGGCCGTGGGGTTCATTCTGGCGGCGCTGCTGCATTCCAGGGTCCGCCTGGGTGCGGTGTACAAGGTGATCATCTTCGTGCCGACCGTCTTGGCCCCCGCGACCATGGCCCCGGTCTTCCGTCAGATCTTCGACGCCGATGGACAGCTCAACTGGCTCCTGCAGCACGTCGGGCTCGGCTGGCTGAGCCAGCCCTGGCTCGCCTCCCCGTCCACCGCGATGGGGGTGGTCATGGTGGTCACCGTCTGGCAGTGGACCGGCATGACCTTCATCCTCTACTACGCGGCGATGAGTCAGATCGACTCCGAGATACTCGAGGCCGCAAGGATCGACGGTGCCGGAGGCGTGCGAACCATGCGCTCGATCATCTGGCCGATGTGCAGGGGAACCACCGGCGCGCTGGCCATTCTCGGCCTCATCGGCGCCCTGAAGACCTTTGACGTGCCCTACCTCGTGACCAAGGGTGGACCGAACCACGGCACCGAGTTCCTCGGCACTTACATCTACCACACCATGGTGCAGGAGAAGCACTTCGGATATGCGGCTGCCGTCGCGGTGATCCTGCTTGTCCTCGCCATTGTCGGCGGAGTCGCCTCCAGCGTCCGCAGCAGAAAGGGGGCGAACTGA
- a CDS encoding ABC transporter substrate-binding protein, translating to MTRRSFGGLAASIAIAAGIGACGGGQEQQGSATTGDITWWGWTPDAANAAKIIEAFNQEFPDIHVEFVSKPIDSYDSVLSPAITSKDGPDVFNVAPGSANGGVQTFEAGAIDLTEAVTAALGDDWRSRLASIGVDGLTVGDKLVGLSAGAVYSGGLWVNQDLFDEHGVKHPTTLAEWKSACEAFRAAGVGGFVQGAGQHAFDMDTFEAIMENIRPGSYVAAAKGEIPFSDPVFTQGLEIWQSLFDEGIMQEGAIGLQQYPDANNMFMSGKYAMIMMGSWYTQYAVKDAMVAAMEAAGVSNPEPFTILPIDFPDVAGTGNIGGYFGDADYGVAVSGMSQQQAAATTFATWLAASSAGQQAIADTLNDIPALEGVTPDWDAIDLVDPEVQREPLQTYTEQAGGSSVTRFADVSADLNSAYRDGLIGLIAGTVTIEEVLSALQAVVDSER from the coding sequence ATGACTCGTCGATCCTTCGGCGGTCTAGCCGCATCTATCGCCATCGCTGCCGGCATCGGCGCGTGCGGCGGCGGGCAGGAGCAGCAGGGCTCGGCCACGACCGGTGACATCACCTGGTGGGGCTGGACGCCGGACGCCGCCAACGCGGCTAAGATCATCGAGGCCTTCAACCAGGAGTTCCCCGATATTCACGTCGAGTTCGTCTCCAAGCCGATCGACTCCTACGACTCCGTGCTCAGCCCCGCAATCACCTCCAAGGACGGACCGGACGTCTTCAACGTCGCTCCTGGCTCTGCCAACGGCGGAGTCCAGACCTTCGAAGCCGGCGCCATCGACCTTACGGAGGCGGTCACCGCGGCGCTGGGCGACGACTGGAGGAGCAGGCTCGCCTCGATCGGGGTCGACGGACTCACGGTCGGCGACAAGCTGGTCGGCCTGTCCGCCGGCGCCGTGTACTCCGGCGGCCTGTGGGTCAACCAGGACCTCTTTGACGAGCACGGTGTCAAGCATCCGACCACTTTGGCCGAGTGGAAGTCGGCCTGCGAGGCCTTCCGAGCGGCGGGCGTCGGCGGCTTCGTTCAGGGCGCCGGCCAGCACGCCTTCGACATGGACACCTTCGAGGCGATCATGGAGAACATCAGGCCGGGCTCATATGTGGCGGCTGCGAAGGGGGAGATCCCGTTCAGCGACCCGGTCTTCACCCAGGGCCTCGAGATTTGGCAGAGCCTCTTCGATGAGGGGATCATGCAGGAGGGTGCGATCGGGCTCCAGCAGTACCCTGACGCCAACAACATGTTCATGTCCGGCAAGTACGCCATGATCATGATGGGGTCCTGGTACACGCAGTACGCGGTCAAGGACGCGATGGTGGCGGCCATGGAGGCCGCCGGGGTGTCCAACCCGGAGCCGTTCACGATCCTTCCGATCGACTTCCCGGACGTTGCGGGCACGGGCAATATCGGCGGCTACTTCGGTGACGCGGATTACGGTGTCGCCGTCAGCGGCATGTCTCAGCAGCAGGCCGCGGCCACGACATTCGCCACCTGGTTGGCCGCCTCAAGTGCCGGTCAGCAGGCGATCGCCGACACTCTCAATGACATCCCCGCGCTTGAGGGAGTCACCCCCGACTGGGACGCCATCGACCTGGTCGACCCCGAGGTGCAGAGGGAGCCCCTGCAGACGTACACGGAGCAGGCCGGCGGCAGCAGTGTCACGCGTTTCGCCGACGTCAGCGCGGATCTCAACAGCGCCTACCGGGACGGTCTGATCGGCCTCATCGCGGGGACGGTCACGATCGAGGAAGTGCTGTCCGCGCTACAGGCGGTTGTGGACTCGGAGAGGTGA